The genomic stretch actacaccatgcagtggtatgccgggtcaccacactacCACAGCTCACAAACTCGCTCCTCGCACGACCGCCTGTGTCTTCCTTGGATACTCCTCTTCTCACCGCGGCTACCGCTGCCTCGACCTCTCCACACACAAACTTATCATCTCCGTCATGTTGTCTTCGATGAAAATTCATTTCCTTTCTCCAAAATATCAACACCACCTACTCCCATTGATCTCTCCTTCCTTGATGAgctgagcaacccagaaagctgataccacatgatgcgtgttgattttgagattggaccgtataaagattccattgactttgatgtggttcctatgacggtttgtcacctgctgttgggccggccatggccctatgaccgttctgtgcaacacaatggccgcgccaatacatatcacttggagttcaagggcaagaaaattaacttacagcctatgtcaccgcagcaaattgtcaatgagtctcgtcagaagattgaagtaaatttggaggatgcatccatagataggcgagagaattgtaatgccgtgagtgatataacgaaaagtgagagagtgaattccttagtctcattagccaccaaacaagacatgagagaattttgtgaggatcctacagccatgcctattgtgctcatgtacaagggtacggttttggtttctaacgacatgacccctcttcctcttggtgtttctaatgttttgcagaattcagcgacgtgtttccggaagaggtacccgcaggacttccaccattgcgaggtattgagcatcaaattgacttgatccccggagcatcactgcccaatagggcgccatatagaacaagtttagtctcaagattagggttttccccattgcgtgtgttcacgtgtatcatccctccgggggtacggcgctgccgtttatctatactattatccgctgcgaaggttcttgtgttcatcaaggattgtctagctcttggtttgaggcgtatcgttcatcgatccgttgcttgctggattaggACACGTCTAGAGCAAACCGACTCAAAAGAGTCCTACCTTATTTGTAATCTATTTACTTAGCAGCCAAGTCTCCTGTACTATATAATCCCAACGTGGGATCAAATTAATCTAAGAGCAACAATTATATTTGCCTTCATAAAGCATTCATATGGACTTGCATCCTACTACTGATCATAATCAAGAAACCCTCACAAGATTAGGGTTCCATGCAATGCTTGGTTCATGAAAAACTACCCTCATATGATTTGTGTAAgaattatgtaggatttagatcctatggTTTGTTTGATTCATAGTAACATACCCTAcagaaatcttgtagtgtaaattctacaggaaaaaaacatgaggtcacacctcatggaaaaattctttTGGTACAATCAAAAGGAACTTATCTTTATATAGGATTCAACTAGGTATAACATCCAAATCCTATGATTTTCCGATTACTATGTTTTTCCTATCTTATGAATCAAATGAGCCTTGAGGTAATATAATTGTATGTGCAAGATGGAGAGTTTTAACTTTGAGCAAGCAGTAATCATAGAAATCAGTGCAAACAAAAATTAGAGACGATCCTGATTGACTTTCGTATAAAGCAATGCAAACAAAGAATAGAGGAGATGCTGATTGACTTCTGCTTGGTCCGAAGATATTCGTACATGCGACCCTGTCGCTCAACAGAGAACTGGCTGAGTCGAAAAGGAGCACAAAAAGTACAGATCCTGCAAAAGCTAGAATCACATGCTTTAACCAATGTAGAAACACTGGTAGCGACGAAGCTTCATCGTTTGCATGACCCGCTCTGTTTCGCCAGATAGTAGAAGACCTAGACCATAGAAAGTCAAATTGGGCACACAAACTCAGAGAGATCCTTCATATTTTCAAGAACATGTCACCATATATCTTTCATAGCGTATGTGCTCCATTAATGGATTTGAATGGACAGATTTCTATTCTTCAATTATCAACAATGACAACCATGATGAGTCTGGAATCCTATGATTCCCGTGACATCAACAATAACAATTCTCACGGGATTGGGTCTCTGAAGATCCCATTAGCACTTGTAAAGAACTCCAGGCAACCACCCACACTTGACACGTAGCATTTAGGCAGGTCTAGACTTTCTCAATAGACACAGAACCACGACAAGCAAAACACTTTCCCTCGGCAGATGACAAACTCACAAGACTAGCATTTTACagctcaggttcatcttcaaagtTTCACAAGCATGCATATGTGTCGGCGCAAAATTGTAAAACGTGGTCTTGGCGGGAAAGACACAGACACTGTACACCGGGAAACCATCATGCAGCACACACGACACACAAGCATATGGCGGTACAGACAGACAAGCAATGTCGAGCTGTCTCGTTTCTAGTTCTGCAGCAGAGTTCAGCTGCCATCACCAATAGCTTGTACTTTCTTTTCGAGCTCAGGTCTGTTGGCGCCGACGAGCTTGTCAATCTGCTGGCCGTTCTTGAGGAAGAAGAACGTCGGGGTTGCTCGGATGTCCCATGTTGAGCTGAAATCCTGCAGAGCATTGGAGGGAGAACTACTTAGGTGAGTCAATACTAGAAGCATCAGGGGTTATGCAGAAAGCATGTTAAGCATGGTCGGATGAACCTATTAGGAACACAAGACCACTTCAGCATACCCTACATACATACGTAGTACATATAACGTTTTGCATATTTCTTCCAAACATGAAATGGCAAAATGCCTTAGAAATTGGGCTGAAAGGTTTGTTAGTCAACAGAGATGCGATCATTGTTcacagtttacatggtattggctaATGGCAATTCAGTAGAAGTACAGAATGTGAAATAGAATATTCAGTGTTATGTCATCCTGTAGTGAAAAAATTAATATGGACAAAAGCTAGAACATTTTTTCTATGCTCCATTAGGTATACAAAATCTTCTTCTATCACGTTTTATATAAATAAAGGTACCAGAGATATAGCGGCATTCTTGATTCAGAAAAAGACGTTAAAACTGCATATATTTCCAGGAGCTGCTGTTTTAAGTAAATGGAAGATTGGATTACCATTAGGTCATCAACGTCAATTGTCAAGAACATGAGTTGAGGATAAGTCTTTGACATCTCAGCATACACAGGTGCAATGACACGACATGGGCCACACCAGGAAGCGCTGAAATTGGCCACAACCTACAACAGAAATCAATAAGTATGGCAGATGCAACTCCAGAAATGGAATGAAGAAACGTTAGTATGTTGAGCAACTGGACGTTTCAGCCCAAAAAATTGTCAGCGGAAATATTGGGCTTAAAGCGTGCGAGTGTCATGTTCTATCATGTAAATTTACATATACTCTTGTATATTCTTGGGTTTAAATCGGAGAACAGATCCTGCTACAGGGAACCTCCTGCTACAGAATTCAAGCACATATCACTAAACAGAATACCTGCCCATGATTTTAAGTGCACAAATAAGAAAATAAACACGTTATAGCACATCCTGCAAGTACTTTCAATCATGGAGCCACTGGGTATTTATGTAAACATAATCACTAGATTATGTGCTCCTAACAGCTGATCACTTTTCTTGCACAATTTCTGTgcgagcatgtagcaatgatatcggctttggtgtctcataaaggtcgCCACTTGATTTCTACATTCTCAAATAAGTGTTCTTTTCAGGGATGGGTCTTTTTTTCTTTTACAGGCCAGAAATTGGCATGGTGGAAGTAGAGTGCGGAGAATGACTTCTTAAACCTATTCACACTGCATGCACGGTGTAAAGTGACAGACATAAACACCAAGTACTGCATACATCGAAGCTAAGAAGCAAAGGATCTCTGCAACAAATTGCCATTTTTCTTACAATTTTCCCATCTTTGTTTGCTTCTGCAACCTTTTGGTCCCAGTCCTCTTTGGTTGTGATGACATGCACATTTCCACCTTTGAAATCAAGCTTATCTTCCACAATGCTACGGTCCTGACCAAAAGAGAATGGCACGAAAACATCAGAAACCAGTTGAACAGGAAGGAACTTGCTAAAGATGAAATATTCTTCCAGAAGGCTCACCTTGCCCACACAGCCTCCCATGGTGAACTTCCGTCGACGAAACTAGGCACACCACCGAACGAAAGGCCCCCTGAAGGCCCTGTAATTGTAAAAACATGACATGGTCTATCAGAAATAAGCTGTGTTTGCGTAGAGAAAAGTGCATGAACAATGAATTTCAGTAAGGTACAACTAGATGTTTGAGCTAACAATTATCCAGTCCGGAGTACAACATAGCTTGGTCGCAATCAAACGGAGTACTAGCGCCTATCCCAGTGTGGTCACAAGTAGAACACCTTGGGATGAGCCCACGAAAAAGAATCTTCTACCAACCCCTTTCCAACTTGAACGAATGCGAGAAAATGCTACCATACGGGTTTGCAATTGTAATAGGCTACGGTAGCTGTGTCTGTGGGCATCTCTGGATGCTGTGGTAGGAATTTTTCCATTATATTATAGAATGGAAAGAATGAACCGTAGAGAATAATCCCATGAACTAGAAGCATACTAATTGGCCCGAATAAGCCATCAAGAACCCAAATTTCGACTCTAGGGAGTCGAATAACCCAGGAGCTAGGACCATAAATTCCATCCTGTCCGCCCGCTGGCGGGTCAAGAATCCGTCCACGGGCTCAAGGACAAAGCGAAGCCGACCGGATCTGCGAGTAGCCAAGGAGGATTTACCTGAGATCGGAAGGGGGAATTTTGGCGCCAAGAGCCGGGGGAACACGGTAGGACGGGGAAGGAGGCGAAGACGATAAGCCAGGCGGATCTCCGGGCAATTAAGAGGTCCCTTAACTCGGGCTGGATTGATTAGCGTAGAAGGCAAAGCTCTCCGGTGGTGAGGGGGGTCAGACGACCAGTGGTTGGTTGGGTCTCCTCTCCTGGTCGTAGGttgctcctcgccgccgccgcagcgagTGGTTCGATTGATTaatcggaggtggaggaggaggaggatttgttttcttgttttgtaTTGCTGCTGGGGGTCCCGTGGATGAGGACGGAGAGGGTGGAAGGGAAGGGacgtggaagattctgcggccgtGCTATGCCCGGCTCGTGTTTCTGgaggcgacgacgaggacgacgacggcgacggcgacggcccgGTGGGATTGGATGGAGTTCGATCGGGCGGCCGGCGTGCGTGCGTGAGCGAGCCCGTGGATTAACCGCGTCGGCGTCGCATCCCTTGGCTCGGCCGGCGCCGCTCGTGCCGCGTGCGCCTGCGGAAAGAAACGGCTTTTTTGTCTGTGGAAAATGGGTTGTTTTGCCTTGGTGGAGGATTGGCGACGTGGAACCTCTTTGTGTTGGTTTGGTCTGGTACGCTGGTCCGGTTGTCTTGGCAGGGAGAAGTACCTGGCCGTGGCTGTAGGATTTTCTGCTGCCACGAGGTATAGGCTTCTTCTCCACAGTATAACTCTATTTAGCAGAATAAAAACACCTTATATATTTTTCAGCTACTCCCTCCAATCAATAATACTTATCCCTGAATTACATGTATCAAGACACATTTAATATACCTATTCACTCGAATTATACGTCGAAGGGAGTAGCTAATTTTGTACTCCCACCGTTAAGTATCCCTAGATTATTGATTTGACCAACATAATTTGAATTGTATAGCAtaaaattatattattaaaaagtAGAACATGTAAACTTTCCAATGATAAATATTTTATAATATATACATGTTGATCAAATTTACAATCTAGAGATACGAGCCGGTCTTATTTTCTAACCGTCCGATCACGCAATCTACCCGGGAAATACACGCTGGGGAGAAAGGAGGGCTGATCCCACATACATGTATCCTTGGTACTGATGTCTACCAATTCTTAGGGCAAAATATGTATGGACATGACCATCACAAAAAAGAGAAAtatgtaacttgcattgtaaaatTTTAGATTTGTCTTTTTTCCCAAGTTACATATTTTCGAAGTTAACTTAGCACGCACATACACGCATACATCatctacat from Lolium rigidum isolate FL_2022 chromosome 4, APGP_CSIRO_Lrig_0.1, whole genome shotgun sequence encodes the following:
- the LOC124647436 gene encoding thioredoxin H4-2; protein product: MGGCVGKDRSIVEDKLDFKGGNVHVITTKEDWDQKVAEANKDGKIVVANFSASWCGPCRVIAPVYAEMSKTYPQLMFLTIDVDDLMDFSSTWDIRATPTFFFLKNGQQIDKLVGANRPELEKKVQAIGDGS